Genomic DNA from Polyodon spathula isolate WHYD16114869_AA chromosome 8, ASM1765450v1, whole genome shotgun sequence:
ATTAGGCAGATGGGTTCATCATTTTGTTTAGAATATTACTAAACAGACAATGGCAAACTACTTTTGTAACCCACAGGGGAGCTGCATTGACCTTTGTGCTGGTCTTATACAGGAAATGTTTTCCccatcatgcaaaaaaaaaaaaaaaaaaacccaaaaaaccaaaacatatgcAAGCTGTCTAAATttaacacaaattaaacacaatGAGTAAAATAGTTCTAATGCTATAGGAAAAAAGATTGCTACAGCTAAttgaaagaaaatatgtattctttctttttttcaaacatcAATGACTCATACTTTACATTTGTATGTGGAGGCCTGAACAGCATTTCCTTTTCTTCAGAGGTTTCAAGGTGGCAATCAATATGGAAACATAATGCTGCCAACACTTTCCCTGGGTACAGCAATTATCTTTGTATGCCAATAGGTGTATGTAGTTCAGGTCGAAAATTATACCCTGCTGCAAACCATACTTCACTCACCGCCAGTTACTGTATGCATTCAGTCTGATTGTTATAATTAATcttttttcaaacatttactgATTTCAAATTCTTGATGTCTTCAGTTCATTTGAACTTTTCCAAGCTTGTAGTGTAAAAGATAACACATTTGCTGTAAGACTCAGATGCAACACATTGGCTGCTGATTGGTTGTATTTTGCAAAGACATACATTATTACACATTATTCATTATACTGTTACATAAGGTAACAGAATTTCATCTACCTATTGAAACAACACAGGTGTGCTTTGAAACATGACAGCACCCCTGTTTGCAATTGAGACTACAGAAGGATAATGCTTTTCAGATGAGGGGGAGCGCATATTATATATCTTCCTGTCATCTTCGCGGTTTccatttgcagttgaaaaaatagTGAATGTAAATATGTTGCTGTAGAAGATATACAGAACCAGTGAATGCATTCCCCAcaaaaatgcattgtaatattattattactacacagagTTCATAGTCTGGAAGCTGATATACTAAATACATTATAAACCActttacaattataaaaaaactcATCAAAATCATCACTCAATCATAGTTTCTTACCAGCTAATGTTAGCTGTCAGTTATGTGCTGTATTGGCTCCACATGCAGCTGTAATTACTGCTATTTTGTATGGAGATTTTCTATTTACTAATTAACAGCTTCCACACTTGATGAGggggcagaaattacagttgcatACCCTTTGAGGCCCTTTATAAAACCATCGCACTTGAGAAATTCAGCTTGGaagtctatttttttaaaaaaaatttgaagCAGCCCCCTTGATTACAAAAGAACTTTAATAAACTGGATATATAATGGTCTAAACTAAAACAACAATGgataattattaaaaacacacaatataatattaaGCAGGTCATAGACCCAATTTTGGAAATGTAGGTGGCAGCAAGTagccctttaaaaacaaaaataagttgctattttgttttacaaatgtgtttaataGCCAGGATTAAAATTCAGTAAAGCAACTCAAAGTTAACATTGATCACAGAAACATATGGTCCACTAGTTCAGTGCTACAGCAATATCGCCTGTATGAAAACATTCTCATTTTCCCTTTGATAACAATGTCATCATTTATCTAgacaacattttaattagataGTGCTTGTTAGTGTCAGAGTTTCATGTTGCAACTGTAATTGGGTATTATGATCCCTGTGGTAAAAACTAAACATAAGCAGATAATATAACAATTACAACACTTATGCAAAtaggcatgcacacacacacagtgagcactTTATAGAATGATATCCTAGATTCTCACAGCTTTTAACTATATTTGTTATTTGCCCAGCCAGTGATCTGGGTCtgtctagaatattgtgtccttGGAAGAATAGGGTCTTATATTTTCTAAGCTatctatatctttatttttattatagcacctctcatagtggaccaccatcacaaagtgctttacagaggtaggctgtgaactgtgcattatatgcagagtcacttacagtaggattGATTTAATCTCTCATcaacaggatggagcacaaggaggttaagtgacttgctcagggtcacatagtgagtaGTAGGACTTacaccactggaccacactgcctccaattATGTATGTTCTTTAAACGTCAAAAATCATCCATAGATAACAGCACGCACTACCTGACTCATGTTTTTCCATGTTTGCACCAGGAGCAAACATACTataataacatttgaaaacatttgtataCTATTCAttccatatttgtattttaacagtaatataaaatatcACTGACAAATTATGTATGGgcttttttaaaaccaatttctAAATTAAGTAACCAAGCAAACCAATGGCAGAGGCAGCACTCCTCTTAAAGGGAATGCCAGGGATACATGATTGGTTTGTGTACTCCTCCTCCCATAATACATCTATTGGTTTACTGGAACCCAGTGCAGAAGGGCTCAGAATAACAAACACAAAGGACTTGGAGCTCTGCTTTGGGGTTTAACCACCTTTCTTCAAAACCAAACTACTttttaaagaattacagtacCAGTGATATCAAGTGTGGTTCAAATCAAATATAGcaatgcatgttttttaatttgagGTCTTTGCTGATGACTAACTCCTAACTGATCAACTGCTGTTCAGGTGAGAAAGCAAGCTATGATAGTTATcttgtggatgtttttttgttgtgtactgCTACTGGAGAGGTGCGTCATTCCCACTGTCACGCACTAGTGTTGCGTGGTTCCAGTATTGACAGGATCTCCACTAGATTAAGAGTTATTTGCAATAAGAATTACAGTGATAACAGAATCTGATAAGAATCaggaacacattttctttttgtgtataaTACAGAAagtatacaatatacagtattacaatactTAATTTACAGCTCATTTTAGCAAATATTATCATTTTACACCAATTATTGAAAATAACAAGTGTCGTTTCCAAAATTCTGCCACTTTAATTTAACACCGTTAAACAGCATTTTTCAGCTGATTGATTATGCTTAAACTTCCCTGAAGTTACAACTCTTTTCCATTTGGGTTGCATGATCGACTTATTCATGCATTCTGTTTCAGATAAGAGACTAATCAGAGCTCAAGAAGCGTTGGTAAATGCAGACAAATCCGACTTGAACTTCAATGAACCACCTGGCACAACAAGAATTTGTTTTGCCTTGCCAGTTACTGGtgaataatttaatttaagatGTATTGTGGGTGAGAGAGAAATTACGCTGGAATTTACTGTATACTTTTAAGTAATCCATCATATAGGGTTTTTATATAAATCTTACAAATACTAAATTTTTGGTTAGAAATAATGTGTAGAACAGAGGGTAGAAGACTCTTCTTTGTGAAGAAATGAGGGAGGTCGAATGGGTTAGCTAGCCATGTTGTTTGACTTTCAATTAGGATCTTTGTCATGAGTGTTTACTATAATAGAGAACATTGCTCCCACATTCACCTTTGGAGGTACTTTACAGTACCTGCAGAATCaattttttatacaattttgatTCTTGTGTCCCAGAGTACCAGACATCTGAGTACCCTAAACATCTCTAAATATCGAAAGCTAATAactgtcatttcattttgttagGCTCTTTATGAATTGCACACTGCATCACCAGAGCAACCTGGACTTATATTGTTAAATAGGCCTATCCAGCTTCTCAAGTGCATTAATTTATACCATTGTTATTTCTTTAGATTTTACCTTTTGCCTCtaagaaattattttaacatttaattattttaattattttatttgtgggtTGTTGAGAACTTTCATTATGGCTGATTTATATGATAataattttttaacatttattttcaaataattggtCTGTGGGAAAGTCTTGCAGCAAATGTGATAAATAAGGTATCAAATCTCAAGCCAGACCAAGGAGTTACTTCAGGGAagcatttgtgtgtttttcttaagCACCTTTTATGATGTCTTATGTGTGGAATTTTGATTGAATATTGTTGCACTACAGTATATAGAGACATACAGTAATGAAGGTTATATAGATGTGGGCAGCACAAAGCAATAGAATGCCAGGCTGTGCACAATATGGTGCCATCACTGTGTGTTAAAGATGcattatcagtatttttttttgtttattacatatCTTTAGAGACAAATCAGATTAAGTTCCTTGCACAATTGTATTTTTGGATCtagtttgtaattttattttgtatgaaaaaaaCTTAAATTCATAGGGGCTTGCCTTTTTTATGCCTCTTCTgagttgtattcatttttgttctAAATCTTAGGATGTGTTACATACAGGTGTCAGGTATTCATGTTGTTTTATAGAAAATGTACTAATACTTGCAGGTTTCTATTTctcattaacaataaataataataatatcgccAATATGGTTCTTGTTATCAACAATTACCCCTATATTCGGTATTGTCCTCATGCAGTCCATGTTGAATTCCAGATGTTGATGCCAGGTCCAGGAAGTACCGGTAGCTTGGTGACACCATCATGGGCAATGTGACACTCAACGGAACTTGGGAGGACGATCACGTTGAGTACAACTATCTGGCTCTTCTTTTTGGAATTCCTCTCATCCTTATCATTATTCTGGGGAACACCCTGGTCTGCCTGAGTGTGCTGACAGAACGATCTCTGAAAACTGCCACTAACTACTTCATTGTCAGCCTGGCTGTCGCAGACCTCCTCCTTGCCATATTGGTCCTTCCATTGTATGTCTACTCAGAGGTAAGAgtacttttcattaaaaaaagagccCTGCCTTCAAGTACCCAAATCTGACATGACTCTTCAGTTTGGACTGGTGTTTATAAGGTTACCTGGCAACCATACATGATTAAAATTGTAGATCCAGTTTTCCTGTTGTGCATGATCACTTTCCAGATGGGGGTTCATGTTCATAAGACTCCCCTCTGAATGTGCAATGCTCCATAGAACCCAGAGACTCAGAGGTGTAAGTATAAGATTTTGAGAAAGTAATATAATAATggtaacaaaatatttttggttttattttattacatttttactgaaATCTGAGCTACTTTCTATGATGTGAAATATATTTCCTtgactactatttatattactgtacttGAAATATCACCTTTGTTTAGTTTCTGGGTGGTATATGGACCCTAAACACCTCTATCTGTGATGCACTGATGACAATGGATGTAATGCTCTGCACAGCCTCCATTTTGAACCTCGGTGCAATCAGCGTTGATAGGTAAGTATTGCTCATTGAACTTACAAATTGCTAATGTATTGCTTGCAAAATTATTTTGCTATATTGTTGCATGCTTAttgatcaatttatttttaagcaatttcattttgaaaatctttattcttttcttaaaaccatgttggATATTAATAGACAGGTTGTTTAATTCTCATAAAGTCTCATAAAGAATAATATTGGGTTCAATAAATGGTTTTTAGGAGTTTTCTGCTTTGATTTCCAACACTGATAAAAATCAAAGTGCAGAACAAACCCGTAGCTTGGCAACTAACAGATTGCAATGAATTTCCAATTATTTTATATGCAAAGAGATATGAATATCATTGATGATTCTTTGTCACCTTGAACACTGTATTTAAAGGTTGTATTTACTATGTGTTCatggtattaatgtatttatatatctttaaAGAACAACTTGGTACATATGAGAAATATCAGAGTTATCTGAACTCTTCTAGTTGTTTAGATgaactttgtatcattttctgtttcagtcatcatgtcctagcaactttttaaaattcagatgTTTTAAGCTTACTTATGGCCTCAATATATGATAATCATTTCTAACCTCTAGGTAGTTgcggtacaccagagtgtaaccataaCCCTGCCCCCCCCCTGCAACCCCCTATTTATTGAGGCACTGAGctccattcacaaagctttcactcatgatttatttaataaatcaagtttgatattcctgaaactaTTCTGGAATTTTGGTGGTTTCAAGAACAACAGTAATCAGTAGTATGGAGTGTGTAATATCCAACTTTACTGATACATATCCCaatttattcataaaataaacaactcagttAAAGCTGAGTTTAAGATTTGTGAATAAGGTCCAGTGCCATTAAGTATTACTGTTAGATGCAAAGGAgttcttaatttgttttaaacccATACATTTCCACAAAAAAATCGTAAAACATCTCTGACTAGCCCTTTTCAAATTCTATACTATAGATTTTTCAATTTAAGTAATATTTATGGTTTTGTCAATATCTATTTCTCCCATCATTGCATGAGAAAAATGTTCTACAAATTGATTTGTTCAGTCTGCTTGCTGTAAGTGGTTGGGATTCTTCGAGCTGTAAATACAACATGCTGGGGGCACTCATAATTATTAGCCTAAATCAAGATTTGGACACTGCTGGTTGATGCAGGGTATTCCGGGCTGTGAAGCAGTACCTTTGAACCAACATTTAGAAGAGCAGCCTAACCTCAACTTAGCTGACAGCTGAATTTTCAGATTTTAATAATTATTCTTAACACActtgctaattaaataattccataagaATGACCTGTCCTTCACGTCCATACTATATGCAGTAGGTCTTGcacaattttaaagaaataaatattatacagtaGCAAACAAACAGTAGCATGTGTGGGTGTGCAGGCCTGGGGTGCACCTCATCAATCATGTGTGCAGGCCAAAGGAAGGCAGTGAGTGGCAAGCTCCAGACACAATGTATTTCTGGCAAAAATACAGAATGTTCAAATACTCAAAGAGGCAGTTGCAATGTTGTACCCTAGTGAGTCACCCATTGGAAATCCTGACTTTAAAAACTGGTATTGTCGTATTTACTGATGTTTTTGTTGTCTTGGGCAGGGCTTATTTTATATTATCTATCTGCTACTCTTACCTGTAGGGTAAGACAACTCATTTTACCTAAGTCTCCCAGGACAGAATAAACCTAAATCCAAGGTGATGGATAAGTGTTCTCATTTTctgaatataaaatatagatCTCCTGTTCACTACAGGTCTCATTGTCCATTTAGGTTATATGATTCAACGCAGTGTCTTTTTCAAGTGGaataaaaaagtatatgtttCAAACCTAGACATAAACAGGTCAGGATGTTTTTGTAAGGATTACACTAACTGTATATCTGAGTTGGTCCATAcagtttacattttgtaaaaaaaaaaggttgagtaCATCTGTCTGTGATAAGCAAATTGAAATAGATATGAATTCAAATCTAATGTTCTGTGTCTCAGGTACATTGCAGTGGTAGTTCCTCTGAAGTACAACAGGAATCAATTCAGCATGCGCCAGCTGGTCCTAATCACGGCAACCTGGGTCCTATCTTTTGGGGTAGCCAGCCCAGTTATCTTCGGCTTGAACCGTGCCCCCCAAAGGAATCCTCACGTTTGCAAGCTGGAGGATGACAACTTTGTGGTCTACTCCTCTGTGTGTTCCTTCTTTGTGCCTTGTCCAATCATGCTGCTGCTCTATTATTGGATGTTCCGTGGACTGAAGAGGTGGAGTGCCAGTCGCAAGTCAAACCTGATGCGTGGGGAGGGGAGGTTCTCCCTTAGTCTGAAGGGCCTgagcagggagaggagggagaaggTGAAGTACCTGATGCCCAACCTTAGCCCCACCACGGCCAATCGGACAACCTTGCCTGAGAAGGACTTGATCACAACCCAACTGGATAGCACATCTGAGGCAGAGGCTCAGGAACGGCTGAAAGAAGGTAGCCCTAAAGAGAATGGACTCAAACAAAACCACTGTTCCAGCAAGGGGTCTCAAAGTAAGAGCCGCAGAGTGAGTGGCAGGGAATGTAAGGCCATGAAGGTCCTGCCCATCGTTGTaggtatgtttttaaatacaggtgCTGGCTAGGGGACTTGGTGGTTTTTTTGTAGGACAAAAGTTTCAGGTTGCACTTTGATATCACTATACTAATTACATACTTAAATCTAACCTCTTTTTTTGGGTCTGTCAGTTGGTACAGTAATTTGATCACTAGCCAAGATACTTTAAACAAACAGGTGCATCGGCACTGCATATTGGTTAAACCAAGAGGTGCAGCACCTAACCAGCCTTGCCATACACACACTCTAGCAGTTCACTCACAAAGCCCTCAGCCCTCTTAAAACACTAATATTTCTGGGTTTAGGCAGTATTCTAGAACGACATACAGTTAAATTGCTTTGTCAGGAGTTTGCAAAtcattttatattactttatagcAAACATTCTTATAAAGAAGATATTACAAGCAAGAGAGCTCAGTGTGCATTCAGAGGTATAAGGTGTTTGAGTCACTGTGGAAGTAATATGGTTTGGCAGCTGCTAAACATTTACTGGAAAAGGTGTCAAGACTTGTATGGTGAATCCTAATATGccagcctttttctttctttgatgaTGAGGACAGTACCTATTTGATTCTGCTAGTattgtgtatgtactgtacatattttaccttttaaaatgttacaaattaagcatacagttatttattttgttcttagtATAACATGTTAAATATGCTTTTACAAGTACTGTAGCTTGTGCTTAaagaatacgtttttttttttttctcaaagaaattgatttaaacatttaaaaaaatgtgtcctcATGAGATTAGAGGATCTTGAGGAAATGGAAAATTGAAAATGGAAACCTGAGGGAAGgaattgttcaatttttttttttaaagcagaatctTTCAGAACTCCTTAAATTGCTTGTGCTTCGATTCAATTACCTAGACTTTCATACTAGTTCCGGTACATTTTTGTGATACATAGTTTTAATAATTTCAGTTTGGAAAGTGATTTATCTAGCTTTGTTTGGCCAATGTTTGTCTCTAATGTAAAGGATATCTCTTTTTCGTGCTTGCAgtatgcataatacatgctataaaAACCTTTCCAGGTGGAAACTAATCAAAACATGTCTTTTCCAACAGGTGTGTTTCTGGCATGCTGGACACCTTTCTTTGTGGTCCATGTGACCAAGGTTCTTTGTCAATCCTGTGATATTGGACCCACGTTGATAAGTGTGGTAACGTGGCTGGGTTATGTGAACAGTGCAATGAATCCCATTATCTATACAGCCTTCAACACTGAATTCAGGAATGTCTTTCAGAAACTGTTATGCTGTCAGACATGAAGCTGTCATGAGAAAGAACTTTTATTTTTCGTACTTGTCTAAAATAGTTtgagattcattttattttttacaactgtCCTGGTGTATAAATTATATTGTACCTTTAAATGCCTTAGTTGATGTAACTGTAAATGTGATGTTCACTGTCATGCCAATGTCATCTCCTTTATGATGACTATTATCATGCTGAGCTCTAAGCCCAGAGgcataaaatgtgaaaatgtgcacACTCAGTACTTGAGGCAAGCTATAATTCTGTTTTATATAGAATCCTAAGTGTGTTTGatttctttgattttatttatacagtacatttcaacagGGCTAACTAAGACGCAATGGAGTGAAATGATTTGAACCCAGGGGCATCTAATACAACAATAACTTAATAGATGGATAGAAGTTAATGAATTTATATTAGCTATTTCATCCTTATTAAagcttttcaatgcatttttataaagtTTCAGTATCCAAGCTGGGTGGCAGACCATCACATTGAAGAGCACATTAACCAAAGTGATCAACCAACCATGGTTCAACATCACCAGTTCAGTTGGACcaacatttagaaaaatatgcCATCAATGTGACACAGTTCTTTTTTATTCTTCATTGTCTCTTGTCAAAGAGGCAAAACATATGGGGTACTAGGAAATGTAACACACTGTAATATATTGTTTCACCATATTCTTACTGTTTAAATGCCCCTATGACCATTAAAGGATGATGATGTTGGAGTGTCTAGAACTTTCCAGAGACATCAGAACTATGGTGTTCTATTTGTAATTATTGTGGCAGTACCCTAGATTTGCAAGACCAATTCTGCATATAGTAGGGAGTTACAATAGATGATGTCTCACGTGACAGTCACAACTTTGACTTTTGATCACTGTGCTGTGATATTTCTGCCAGTTTCTAATAGTCTAGCCATTGTTAATCCAACTATATTTGTGATCATAATGTTGAAGAAATGTTTTGTGCTAACATAATCCCAGTGAGTTAAATGGTGACCCTGAAACAACCGTAGTTAGGTTATCGACAATGTTTGGTTCATAATGTTAGATCAATGTCATTGGCCAGCTAGCTGACTGCAACCAATGCCCAACTGAATCGACTGATGTGTACACTTGAtggttacaccgtgtaacaattttttttttttttttgttcctgggtagcaagtgttatttcctaattgcttatgcctcaaaagtatagaaaatggctattattccccacaaactttgcttttgtgaccaggagagtgatatttcaaaatatcactatttccaatgggaaaacgggcaaatgtgtgtcttttcgttcacataaagtcagaaaaaaacaacatatgaatccaaattaacatgtatttatactaaagtaatacaaaaagaagtgagtagtttttcgagatttacgattatactgtaaa
This window encodes:
- the drd4-rs gene encoding dopamine receptor D4 related sequence, with the protein product MGNVTLNGTWEDDHVEYNYLALLFGIPLILIIILGNTLVCLSVLTERSLKTATNYFIVSLAVADLLLAILVLPLYVYSEFLGGIWTLNTSICDALMTMDVMLCTASILNLGAISVDRYIAVVVPLKYNRNQFSMRQLVLITATWVLSFGVASPVIFGLNRAPQRNPHVCKLEDDNFVVYSSVCSFFVPCPIMLLLYYWMFRGLKRWSASRKSNLMRGEGRFSLSLKGLSRERREKVKYLMPNLSPTTANRTTLPEKDLITTQLDSTSEAEAQERLKEGSPKENGLKQNHCSSKGSQSKSRRVSGRECKAMKVLPIVVGVFLACWTPFFVVHVTKVLCQSCDIGPTLISVVTWLGYVNSAMNPIIYTAFNTEFRNVFQKLLCCQT